A stretch of the Equus quagga isolate Etosha38 chromosome 9, UCLA_HA_Equagga_1.0, whole genome shotgun sequence genome encodes the following:
- the RANBP3L gene encoding ran-binding protein 3-like isoform X2 yields the protein MSTIQRKASSHLFNSLHTYKLKLLEDQPQQEKSVIAQPIFVFEKREKTFKRPAEDTLYEAAEHECNGFSRKRVRSSSFTLQTADSQSQGVKKNNVFMTSTLVQRDVDMNSSEQGPAKHSENILRPAILQPPQAHRCEKVRKTFGYNALESCKTKEKAKNKISEGNSYLLSENLPSARISVQLSPNQNVLGATSVGCQPNEDKYSFKSYSSDFVFGENMVERVLGTQKLTQAQLENDSYTKEKTFKSTLKFPINSPMSRTDSIKGISLIESAAAFSSKPSPKCLLEKIDVITGEESEHNVLKINCKLFILNKTAQSWIERGRGALRLNDTASSDRGTFQSRLIMRNQGSLRLILNSKLWAQMEIQRANHKNLRITATDLEDCSIKVFLIQASAKDTGYLYAAIHHRLVALRSFDKQKDINQPESQSETALQQLNFDSCDEDEDDFIQVTKNRSDSSRWTHRQSVACS from the exons aaaaatctgTCATTGCTCAACcaatatttgtttttgaaaagagagaaaaaacttttAAG AGACCTGCAGAGGACACCCTGTATGAAGCAGCAGAACATG AATGTAATGGTTTTTCAAGAAAGCGCGTACGGTCTTCATCTTTTACTTTGCAGACTGCAGATTCTCAGTCCCAAGGAG tgaAGAAAAACAATGTGTTTATGACATCAACTCTTGTGCAAAGGGATGTTGATATGAACAGTTCAGAACAAG GTCCCGCGAAACATTCTGAAAATATTCTAAGACCTGCTATCTTGCAGCCACCTCAAGCTCACAGGTgtgaaaaagtgagaaaaacattTGGATACAATGCCTTGGAATCCTGCAAGactaaagaaaaagcaaaaaataag atttctgaAGGGAACTCCTATTTGCTAAGTGAAAATTTACCAAGTGCCAGAATTTCAGTCCAGCTGTCTCCTAACCAGAATGTTCTAGGTGCTACATCAGTAGG atGTCAACCAAATGAAGAtaagtattcttttaaaagctACAGTTCTGATTTCGTTTTTGGAGAAAACATGGTAGAAAGAGTTTTG GGTACTCAAAAGCTCACCCAGGCTCAACTTGAGAATGATTCATACACCAAGGAAAAAACATTCAAATCCACTCTAAAATTTCCTATCAACTCTCCAATGTCAA GAACAGACTCTATTAAAGGTATATCCCTAATTGAATCAGCTGCTGCTTTCTCTTCTAAACCATCACCTAAATGCTTGCTGGAGAAAATTGATGTTATTACTGGGGAGGAATCAGAACATAATGTGTTAAAG ATCAACTGCAAGCTTTTTATTCTCAACAAAACAGCACAGTCCTGGATTGAAAGGGGCAGAGGAGCTTTGAGATTGAATGACACAGCAAGCAGTGACCGTGGAACATTCCAGTCAAGACTAA TTATGCGCAATCAAGGCAGCCTGAGGCTGATCCTCAATAGCAAACTCTGGGCTCAAATGGAGATTCAAAGAGCAAACCACAAAAATTTACGAATAACTGCTACTGATTTAGAAGACTGTAGCATCAAAGTGTTTTTAATTCAG GCCAGTGCCAAAGATACAGGATATCTGTATGCAGCCATACATCATCGTCTTGTTGCACTTCGAAGCTTTGATAAGCAGAAAGATATAAATCAACCTGAAAGCCAGTCAGAAACAGCCCTCCAACAATTAAACTTCGATAGCtgtgatgaggatgaggatgattTCATCCAGGTCACTAAAAATAGATCAG ATTCTTCTAGATGGACCCACAGACAGTCGGTTGCCTGTTCATGA
- the RANBP3L gene encoding ran-binding protein 3-like isoform X1, translating to MSTIQRKASSHLFNSLHTYKLKLLEDQPQQEKSVIAQPIFVFEKREKTFKRPAEDTLYEAAEHECNGFSRKRVRSSSFTLQTADSQSQGASTLSQKRMRSSSFTDLPAFPPSGPVKKNNVFMTSTLVQRDVDMNSSEQGPAKHSENILRPAILQPPQAHRCEKVRKTFGYNALESCKTKEKAKNKISEGNSYLLSENLPSARISVQLSPNQNVLGATSVGCQPNEDKYSFKSYSSDFVFGENMVERVLGTQKLTQAQLENDSYTKEKTFKSTLKFPINSPMSRTDSIKGISLIESAAAFSSKPSPKCLLEKIDVITGEESEHNVLKINCKLFILNKTAQSWIERGRGALRLNDTASSDRGTFQSRLIMRNQGSLRLILNSKLWAQMEIQRANHKNLRITATDLEDCSIKVFLIQASAKDTGYLYAAIHHRLVALRSFDKQKDINQPESQSETALQQLNFDSCDEDEDDFIQVTKNRSDSSRWTHRQSVACS from the exons aaaaatctgTCATTGCTCAACcaatatttgtttttgaaaagagagaaaaaacttttAAG AGACCTGCAGAGGACACCCTGTATGAAGCAGCAGAACATG AATGTAATGGTTTTTCAAGAAAGCGCGTACGGTCTTCATCTTTTACTTTGCAGACTGCAGATTCTCAGTCCCAAGGAG CATCAACCTTGTCCCAGAAGCGAATGAGATCATCATCCTTCACCGACCTCCCGGCCTTCCCCCCTTCTGGACCAG tgaAGAAAAACAATGTGTTTATGACATCAACTCTTGTGCAAAGGGATGTTGATATGAACAGTTCAGAACAAG GTCCCGCGAAACATTCTGAAAATATTCTAAGACCTGCTATCTTGCAGCCACCTCAAGCTCACAGGTgtgaaaaagtgagaaaaacattTGGATACAATGCCTTGGAATCCTGCAAGactaaagaaaaagcaaaaaataag atttctgaAGGGAACTCCTATTTGCTAAGTGAAAATTTACCAAGTGCCAGAATTTCAGTCCAGCTGTCTCCTAACCAGAATGTTCTAGGTGCTACATCAGTAGG atGTCAACCAAATGAAGAtaagtattcttttaaaagctACAGTTCTGATTTCGTTTTTGGAGAAAACATGGTAGAAAGAGTTTTG GGTACTCAAAAGCTCACCCAGGCTCAACTTGAGAATGATTCATACACCAAGGAAAAAACATTCAAATCCACTCTAAAATTTCCTATCAACTCTCCAATGTCAA GAACAGACTCTATTAAAGGTATATCCCTAATTGAATCAGCTGCTGCTTTCTCTTCTAAACCATCACCTAAATGCTTGCTGGAGAAAATTGATGTTATTACTGGGGAGGAATCAGAACATAATGTGTTAAAG ATCAACTGCAAGCTTTTTATTCTCAACAAAACAGCACAGTCCTGGATTGAAAGGGGCAGAGGAGCTTTGAGATTGAATGACACAGCAAGCAGTGACCGTGGAACATTCCAGTCAAGACTAA TTATGCGCAATCAAGGCAGCCTGAGGCTGATCCTCAATAGCAAACTCTGGGCTCAAATGGAGATTCAAAGAGCAAACCACAAAAATTTACGAATAACTGCTACTGATTTAGAAGACTGTAGCATCAAAGTGTTTTTAATTCAG GCCAGTGCCAAAGATACAGGATATCTGTATGCAGCCATACATCATCGTCTTGTTGCACTTCGAAGCTTTGATAAGCAGAAAGATATAAATCAACCTGAAAGCCAGTCAGAAACAGCCCTCCAACAATTAAACTTCGATAGCtgtgatgaggatgaggatgattTCATCCAGGTCACTAAAAATAGATCAG ATTCTTCTAGATGGACCCACAGACAGTCGGTTGCCTGTTCATGA
- the RANBP3L gene encoding ran-binding protein 3-like isoform X3, translating to MRSSSFTDLPAFPPSGPVKKNNVFMTSTLVQRDVDMNSSEQGPAKHSENILRPAILQPPQAHRCEKVRKTFGYNALESCKTKEKAKNKISEGNSYLLSENLPSARISVQLSPNQNVLGATSVGCQPNEDKYSFKSYSSDFVFGENMVERVLGTQKLTQAQLENDSYTKEKTFKSTLKFPINSPMSRTDSIKGISLIESAAAFSSKPSPKCLLEKIDVITGEESEHNVLKINCKLFILNKTAQSWIERGRGALRLNDTASSDRGTFQSRLIMRNQGSLRLILNSKLWAQMEIQRANHKNLRITATDLEDCSIKVFLIQASAKDTGYLYAAIHHRLVALRSFDKQKDINQPESQSETALQQLNFDSCDEDEDDFIQVTKNRSDSSRWTHRQSVACS from the exons ATGAGATCATCATCCTTCACCGACCTCCCGGCCTTCCCCCCTTCTGGACCAG tgaAGAAAAACAATGTGTTTATGACATCAACTCTTGTGCAAAGGGATGTTGATATGAACAGTTCAGAACAAG GTCCCGCGAAACATTCTGAAAATATTCTAAGACCTGCTATCTTGCAGCCACCTCAAGCTCACAGGTgtgaaaaagtgagaaaaacattTGGATACAATGCCTTGGAATCCTGCAAGactaaagaaaaagcaaaaaataag atttctgaAGGGAACTCCTATTTGCTAAGTGAAAATTTACCAAGTGCCAGAATTTCAGTCCAGCTGTCTCCTAACCAGAATGTTCTAGGTGCTACATCAGTAGG atGTCAACCAAATGAAGAtaagtattcttttaaaagctACAGTTCTGATTTCGTTTTTGGAGAAAACATGGTAGAAAGAGTTTTG GGTACTCAAAAGCTCACCCAGGCTCAACTTGAGAATGATTCATACACCAAGGAAAAAACATTCAAATCCACTCTAAAATTTCCTATCAACTCTCCAATGTCAA GAACAGACTCTATTAAAGGTATATCCCTAATTGAATCAGCTGCTGCTTTCTCTTCTAAACCATCACCTAAATGCTTGCTGGAGAAAATTGATGTTATTACTGGGGAGGAATCAGAACATAATGTGTTAAAG ATCAACTGCAAGCTTTTTATTCTCAACAAAACAGCACAGTCCTGGATTGAAAGGGGCAGAGGAGCTTTGAGATTGAATGACACAGCAAGCAGTGACCGTGGAACATTCCAGTCAAGACTAA TTATGCGCAATCAAGGCAGCCTGAGGCTGATCCTCAATAGCAAACTCTGGGCTCAAATGGAGATTCAAAGAGCAAACCACAAAAATTTACGAATAACTGCTACTGATTTAGAAGACTGTAGCATCAAAGTGTTTTTAATTCAG GCCAGTGCCAAAGATACAGGATATCTGTATGCAGCCATACATCATCGTCTTGTTGCACTTCGAAGCTTTGATAAGCAGAAAGATATAAATCAACCTGAAAGCCAGTCAGAAACAGCCCTCCAACAATTAAACTTCGATAGCtgtgatgaggatgaggatgattTCATCCAGGTCACTAAAAATAGATCAG ATTCTTCTAGATGGACCCACAGACAGTCGGTTGCCTGTTCATGA